One part of the Lycium ferocissimum isolate CSIRO_LF1 chromosome 8, AGI_CSIRO_Lferr_CH_V1, whole genome shotgun sequence genome encodes these proteins:
- the LOC132067481 gene encoding LOW QUALITY PROTEIN: protein IQ-DOMAIN 29-like (The sequence of the model RefSeq protein was modified relative to this genomic sequence to represent the inferred CDS: deleted 1 base in 1 codon) → MGKSPGKWLRSLLPGKKSSKSGTSKKSSNEKASVISTNAALSGSSVHLPLISEPVAGSAGGIKEDPSFEKGGVTNELIRPSMKRDEGEPNTCLALPEDTEKMRLEQAATKTQAIFRGYLARRAFLRLKAVIRLQAAVRGHLVRRQAVATLYCIHGIVKLQAHVRGQIVRRSSIGCEMITKQELGQQGTNASKLARELSKNEFTAKLLASSPTVMPLRLHYVPEEPNSCQKWLVRWTVSQIWQSRSKPKTLSEKKHQNTEADIALSKHNGRKVHSRKMQNGSNHSTSGSEKKKSSHSVNSVIQNPGSEIKKVKHNLKKISSPLLEKPVQSEVDTERKKQSHEKSSNILVPQKSISDEPLKSLEGTVENSTNVETPQDTQVVDDTVTHFDILSVSVTHHNSSIDATNNFSQSDVHQKSITDNREDTPVGNEDSCTNHDNEGNESNKVNRRVSLPAKHDVDASTPTTRKVPSYMAPTKSAKAKLKEQASPRFGQDVAEKNAQTRRHSLPSPMNGKLSSSPSPRVQRLVQASAKEGIKIDRSLSSSRDGTDKMTRAEWKR, encoded by the exons ATGGGAAAATCTCCTGGAAAGTGGTTGAGGTCATTGCTACCGGGGAAAAAGTCTTCCAAATCTGGCACATCAAAG AAATCTTCAAATGAGAAAGCATCTGTAATTTCCACCAACGCAGCGTTATCCGGTTCATCTGTCCATCTGCCATTGATATCTGAACCAGTTGCTGGTAGTGCTGGTGGAATAAAAGAAGACCCAAGCTTTGAAAAAGGAGGGGTCACGAATGAGTTGATTCGCCCTTCTATGAAGCGAGATGAAGGCGAACCAAATACATGTCTTGCCTTACCCGAGGATACTGAGAAAATGAGGCTTGAGCAAGCTGCTACAAAGACACAAGCTATTTTTAGGGGTTATCTG GCTCGCCGAGCATTTCTTAGGCTCAAGGCCGTCATAAGGCTACAAGCTGCAGTACGTGGCCATTTGGTCAGAAGGCAAGCTGTTGCTACATTATACTGTATACATGGGATTGTCAAGCTTCAAGCACATGTCCGTGGCCAGATTGTTAGACGTTCCAGTATTGGCTGTGAAATGATAACGAAACAAGAACTTGGACAACAG GGAACTAATGCATCCAAACTAGCAAGGGAGCTATCCAAGAATGAATTCACTGCAAAG CTACTTGCTTCATCACCGACTGTAATGCCTCTACGCCTCCATTATGTTCCCGAGGAACCAAATTCTTGTCAGAAATGGCTAGTCCGTTGGACTGTATCACAGATTTGGCAATCACGCTCTAAACCGAAAACACTTTCG GAAAAAAAGCATCAAAACACTGAAGCAGACATTGCTTTGTCAAAGCACAATGGAAGAAAAGTGCATTCTAGAAAAATGCAGAACGGTTCGAATCATTCCACGTCGGGGTCAGAAAAGAAGAAATCAAGTCATTCGGTAAACTCCGTTATTCAGAATCCAGGAAGTGAGATTAAGAAGGTAAAACATAACTTAAAGAAAATTTCCAGCCCTCTATTGGAAAAACCTGTTCAGTCTGAGGTTGATACTGAGAGAAAAAAGCAAAGTCATGAGAAATCTTCAAATATTCTGGTTCCTCAGAAGAGCATATCTGATGAACCATTGAAAAGTTTAGAAGGGACAGTTGAAAATTCTACTAATGTGGAGACACCTCAAGATACCCAAGTGGTGGATGATACTGTCACTCATTTCGATATCCTTTCTGTATCTGTTACTCATCACAATTCAAGTATTGATGCCACAAATAACTTTTCTCAGTCTGATGTACATCAGAAATCGATCACTGATAACAGAGAGGATACTCCTGTTGGAAATGAGGATTCTTGTACTAACCATGATAATGAAGGAAATGAGAGCAACAAGGTTAACAGAAGAGTTTCTTTACCTGCAAAGCATGATGTTGATGCAAGCACGCCAACAACAAGAAAGGTGCCTAGCTACATGGCTCCAACCAAGTCTGCTAAGGCTAAGCTGAAAGAGCAAGCCTCACCAAGGTTTGGCCAAGATGTGGCTGAGAAGAATGCCCAAACCAGACGTCATTCTTTGCCGTCCCCTATGAATGGCAAGCTGAGTTCATCACCATCACCACGGGTGCAGAGGCTGGTCCAAGCTAGTGCAAAAGAAGGAATCAAGATTGATAGATCTTTATCATCTTCAAGGGATGGTACTG ATAAGATGACTCGAGCAGAATGGAAGCGGTAA